The Prochlorococcus sp. MIT 0801 genomic sequence GATCTGAGATCCGGGAAAGTCACGAAGATAAAACTAAGTGCACTCTTTAGAACCCTTATTAAAACTAAGGTGGCAACAATCACAATCAGTACGCCAGTGCTGTTACAAGTGGGAGAAGCAAATCAGACTGAGTAGAAATTATTTTTTACAATAGGGCCTGACTACAACGGAGAGTTTGATCCTGGCTCAGGATGAACGCTGGCGGCGTGCTTAACACATGCAAGTCGAACGAACCTTCGGGTTAGTGGCGGACGGGTGAGTAACGCGTGGGAATCTGCCCTCAGGAGGGGGATAACGGTTGGAAACGACCGCTAATACCCCATATGCCGAGAGGTGAAATGAATTTCGCCTGAGGATGAGCCCGCGTCTGATTAGCTTGTTGGTGAGGTAATGGCTCACCAAGGCATCGATCAGTAGCTGGTCTGAGAGGATGATCAGCCACACTGGGACTGAGACACGGCCCAGACTCCTACGGGAGGCAGCAGTGGGGAATTTTCCGCAATGGGCGAAAGCCTGACGGAGCAACGCCGCGTGAGGGACGAAGGCCTCTGGGCTGTAAACCTCTTTTCTCAAGGAAGAAGATATGACGGTACTTGAGGAATAAGCCACGGCTAATTCCGTGCCAGCAGCCGCGGTAATACGGGAGTGGCAAGCGTTATCCGGAATTATTGGGCGTAAAGCGTCCGCAGGCGGCCCTTCAAGTCTGCTGTTAAAGCGTGGAGCTTAACTCCATCATGGCAGTGGAAACTGATTGGCTTGAGTATGGTAGGGGCAGAGGGAATTCCCGGTGTAGCGGTGAAATGCGTAGATATCGGGAAGAACACCAGTGGCGAAGGCGCTCTGCTGGGCCATTACTGACGCTCATGGACGAAAGCCAGGGGAGCGAAAGGGATTAGATACCCCTGTAGTCCTGGCCGTAAACGATGAACACTAGGTGTCGGGGGAATCGACCCCTTCGGTGTCGTAGCTAACGCGTTAAGTGTTCCGCCTGGGGAGTACGCACGCAAGTGTGAAACTCAAAGGAATTGACGGGGGCCCGCACAAGCGGTGGAGTATGTGGTTTAATTCGATGCAACGCGAAGAACCTTACCAGGGCTTGACATCCTGCGAACCTTTAAGAAATTAGAGGGTGCCTTCGGGAACGCAGTGACAGGTGGTGCATGGCTGTCGTCAGCTCGTGTCGTGAGATGTTGGGTTAAGTCCCGCAACGAGCGCAACCCACGTTTTTAGTTGCCAGCATTTAGTTGGGCACTCTAGAAAGACCGCCGGTGATAAACCGGAGGAAGGTGTGGATGACGTCAAGTCATCATGCCCCTTACGTCCTGGGCTACACACGTACTACAATGCTACGGACAAAGGGCAGCAAACTCGCGAGAGCTAGCAAATCCCATAAACCGTGGCTCAGTTCAGATCGTAGGCTGCAACTCGCCTACGTGAAGTAGGAATCGCTAGTAATCGCAGGTCAGCATACTGCGGTGAATACGTTCCCGGGCCTTGTACACACCGCCCGTCACACCATGGAAGTTGGCCACGCCCGAAGTCGTTACTTTAACCCTTGTGGAGAAGGACGCCGAAGGTGGGGCTGATGACTGGGGTGAAGTCGTAACAAGGTAGCCGTACCGGAAGGTGCGGCTGGATCACCTCCTAACAGGGAGACAATATATTGATTGTGATGTCTAAGTTTTTTATTCTTAGGCCGCAATCCTGTCACCTTAAGGTCGATCGGTACCTCAGATTTTAGAATTATTTTATATTAATTCTTTTATTTCAGTTCCTAAACTTGTCTAGGTCACACCCAACAAAGGTTTCTCCTGGGCCATTAGCTCAGGTGGTTAGAGCGCACCCCTGATAAGGGTGAGGTCCCTGGTTCAAGTCCAGGATGGCCCATTCGTTGTTGGGGGTATAGCTCAGTTGGTAGAGCGCCTGCTTTGCAAGCAGGATGTCAGCGGTTCGAGTCCGCTTACCTCCACTGAAAACTATCCTGATAACTAAAATCTGGAGAAAAATTTGTAGATGTGACTTAGAATTGTCTATTGAAAGAACCTAGCTTCTTATCATCTTTTACATAGTTGATAACATGCTGGGCTCCCATGGTTTAATCCATGAGAATTCAGTAGAACCTTGAAAACTGCATAGATTAGAAAGAATAAAGCATCTCATGGATGCATAATTCTGTTTTTGCAATTTAGCCTTAAAACTAAATTCTTTATTAACAGAATTCATGTTTAATTCTTGAGTAAAAGCCAAGCACAATTAATTTTGTGATTGTATTTAAGGTCAAGCTACAAAGGGCTCATGGCGGATACCTTGGCACACAGAGGCGATGAAGGACGTGGTTACCTGCGATATGTCTCGGGGAGCTGGATACACGCTTTGATCCGGGAATTTCCGAATGGGGCAACCCTTAGAACGGCCAGCTGAATACATAGGCTGGCACGAGCCAACCCAGCGAACTGAAACATCTTAGTAGCTGGAGGAAAGGAAAGTAAATAACGACTCCCTAAGTAGCGGCGAGCGAACGGGGAATAGCCCAAACCGATAGTTTCGACTATCGGGGTTGTGGGACAGAAACGTGGACTAACAAACCTAGAAGAAGCGTTTGAATGGCGCGCCACAGAGGGTGAAAGCCCCGTAATCGAAAGGAGAGTTAGCCTATCTGTATCCCGAGTAGCACGGAGCACGTGGAATTCCGTGTGAATCTGCGAGGACCACCTCGTAAGGCTAAGTACTCCTGTGTGACCGATAGTGAAACAGTACCGTGAGGGAAAGGTGAAAAGAACCCCGGGAGGGGAGTGAAATAGAACATGAAACCATGAGCCTACAAGCAATGGGAGCCCGACTTATCGGGTGACCGTGTGCCTGTTGAAGAATGAGCCGGCGACTTATAGGCACTGGCGGGTTAAACCGAGAATGGTGGAGCCACAGCGAAAGCGAGTCTGAATAGGGCGTTTTGTCAGTGTTTATAGACCCGAACCCTGGTGATCTAACCATGGCCAGGATGAAGCTTGGGTGATACCAAGTGGAGGTCCCAACCGACTGACGTTGAAAAGTCACCGGATGAGCTGTGGTTAGGGGTGAAATGCCAATCGAACCAGGAGCTAGCTGGTTCTCCCCGAAATACGTTGAGGCGTAGCGTCTAGTGCTCCAGCAGGGGGGTAAAGCGACCATTTCGGTGCGGGCTGCGAGAGCGGTACCAAATCGTGATGAACTCTGAATACCCTGTGTGTAACTAGGCAGTCAGACTGTGGGGGATAAGCTCCATAGTCGAAAGGGAAACAGCCCAGACCGCCAGCTAAGGTCCCAAAATCAACACTAAGTGATAAAGGAGGTGGGATTGCCCAGACAACCAGGAGGTTTGCTTAGAAGCAGCCATCCTCAAAGGAGTGCGTAATAGCCCACTGGTCGAGCGATCCTGCGCCGAAAATGAACGGGGCTAAGTGTTGTACCGAAGCTGCGGATTTATTTATAAATGGTAGGGGAGCGTTCTATGTGGGGTGAAGCGTTAGCGTAAGCGGGCGTGGACTTCATAGAAGTGAGAATGTCGGCTTGAGTAGCGAAAACATGGGTGAGAATCCCATGCCCCGAAACCCTAAGGGTTCCTCCGGCAGGCTCGTCCGCGGAGGGTTAGTCTGGTCCTAAGGTCAGGCCGAAAGGCGTAGTCGATGGATAACAGGTCAATATTCCTGTACCAGTTATGTTTTGGGAAGGGGGACGGAGAAGGCTAGCCAATCCAGATGTTGGTTACTGGTTCAAGCGTTCAAGGCTTTGAGGAACGGAGAAAACGTTCTGAGCTGAGGCGTGAGTACGAGCTGCTACGGCAGCGAAGTTGGTGACGTCATGCTTCCAAGAAAATCCCTATACCCGCTAAGGCATAATTGCCAGTACCCGAAACCGACACAGGTGGGGTGGTAGAGAATACCGAGGGGCGCGAGATAACTCTCTCTAAGGAACTCGGCAAAATGGTCCCGTAACTTCGGGAGAAGGGATGCCAGCGCGAGCTGGTCGCAGTGAAGAGGCCCAGGCGACTGTTTACCAAAAACACAGGTCTCCGCTAAGTCGCAAGACGATGTATGGGGGCTGACACCTGCCCAGTGCCGGAAGGTTAAGGAAGCTGGTTAGCGTAAGCGAAGCTAGTGACTGAAGCCCCGGTGAACGGCGGCCGTAACTATAACGGTCCTAAGGTAGCGAAATTCCTTGTCGGGTAAGTTCCGACCCGCACGAAAGGTGTAACGATCTGGGCGCTGTCTCGGAGAGAGGCTCGGCGAAATAGAATTGTCTGTGAAGATGCGGACTACATACACCAGGACAGAAAGACCCTATGAAGCTTTACTGCAGGTTGGTATTGTTCTCGGGCTCTGAATGCGCAGGATAGGTGGGAGACTTTGAAGTAATGCTTTTGGGTGTTACTGAGTCAATGGTGAGATACCACTCTTTCAGAGCTAGAGATCTAACGTTTACCCGTTATCCGGGAAACGGACAGTATCTGCTGGGCAGTTTGACTGGGGCGGTCGCCTCCTAAAAGGTAACGGAGGCGCACAAAGGTTTCCTCAGGCTGGTTGGAAATCAGTCGTCGAGTGCAAAAGCAGAAGGAAGCTTGACTGTGAGACCTACAAGTCGAACAGGGACGAAAGTCGGTTTTAGTGATCCGACGGTTCCGAGTGGAAGGGCCGTCGCTCAACGGATAAAAGTTACTCTAGGGATAACAGGCTGATCTCCCCCAAGAGTTCACATCGACGGGGAGGTTTGGCACCTCGATGTCGGCTCATCGCAACCTGGGGCTGAAGTCGGTCCCAAGGGTTGGGCTGTTCGCCCATTAAAGCGGTACGCGAGCTGGGTTCAGAACGTCGTGAGACAGTTCGGTCCATATCCGGTGTATGCGCAGGAATATTGAGAGGATTTCTCCCTAGTACGAGAGGACCGGGAGGAACGCACCTCTGGTGTACCAGTTATCGTGCCAACGGTAAACGCTGGGTAGCCATGTGCGGAGTGGATAACCGCTGAAAGCATCTAAGTGGGAAGCCCACCTCAAGATGAGTATTCCCATGGTTTAAACCAGTAAGATCACGGGAAGAACACCCGTTGATAGGCTCTACGTGGAAGTCTGGTAACAGATGCAGCGGAGGAGTACTAATAGATCGAGGGCTTGACCTTCTTTTGCTATTATTCGAATTTTTGCTTTATTTTTTCTTGTTATTCTTTAATAATTTCTATGCAGTCTTCAGGGTTCACTAATAACACTATCCTGGTGTTCATGGCGATGTGGAACCACTCCGATCCATCTCGAACTCGGTTGTGAAACGCATCAGCGGCGACGATATTTGGGGGGTTGCCCCCTGAGAAAATAGCTCAATGCCAGGTAAAAATTTTTTAAAAAAGGGTCTTTCGGGACCCTTTTTTAATTAAAAATTATTTTTGGCAAGTAGGACACCAGTGTGTGCTTCTTCCACAGATTTTTTCCCGCAATATCTTTGTTCCACATTTTTTACAATTTTTTCCACTTCTTCTATACACCCAAGCTTGTCCGCCATAATTTCCATCGACCCCCTCTAAATTTCTAAAGTCACTAAAAGTTGTGCCCCCTTCCCCAATACTTATATTTAAGATTTTGACCAGACTATTGCATAGCCTTTTTAATTCATTACTTTTTAAATTTCTACTTTCTGTTTTTGGATTAATCCCAGCATCAAATAATGTTTCATCTGCATATATATTTCCAACCCCAGCAACAGTTTCTTGATCTAATAAAGCAGATTTAATTGAGCGAGTTTTTTTTTTCAAATATTCTTCCAAATAATGACTATTAAAATCAGTACTAAATGGCTCTGGGCCTAATCTTTTAATTCCAGAAACTATCTCTGAAACTGATTTTGTTGAGGGCACGTGCCACATTTGTCCGAAATTCCTAATGTCTATAAAACGGAGTTCTCTTCCTCTCTCCTCCAAAAATCTCACTCTAGTATGGCTGCATGCTAAAACTTCTTTCTCAAGTATTTTAAATTGGCCTGTCATTCTTAAGTGAACAACTAAAAAACCTTTGCTAATTTTTTCTTTTGTAAGGAGGGATCCTATTAAATATTTACCTCTTCTTTCCCAATGACCTAGATAACTATGTTTAACATTATTTATGAAACTTTTTGATCCACCATTACTTGCTATTGAACGTTCTTTTAATACTTCTATTCTCTCAATATAAAAATCATTTAGAAGTTTCTCAAGTCCCTTTCTAACTGTCTCAACTTCAGGTAATTCTGGCACAAAGTATAATACTGCTAAAGTACGGCAGCTTCTAATTCCTTGGCTGAAAATTGACTGGTATTGGCTCCACCATCAACACCGCTAAAAGCTTTGAAATCACATTTATCAAATTTGACAGTTACTGGGTATCTCATTGATGGAGATTTATCTATAGAGACAATTTCTCCAATTTGATTGAACCAGTAAGATTCTTGACGCAAGATGCGAACCTTATCCTTTCTTGCAAAGCTCATCTGATTTACCTAAATTTCTTATTATTATTATCTAACAGAACAGGTTATATTTGTAGATGTGTCACAGACTGTCGCTAGTATTTTAAAAAATCAAATCCCTTTTAAAAGATTTTTTACATTAGACATAAATAATCCATATTGATTTCCGGGCGAATTTTCAATTAGCTTCGAAATGTTAAACCTTTAAAGATTTTATTTTTTGTGATACCACAGCCATCTTTAGACCCATCTTCTCTTAGCTTTGATTTGCCTGATCCTGATCAAGATGACTTGAGTAATATTGATTTCATCAAGAGATTAGAGAATGCATGGTCAATATGTGAGCAGTTTGATTTGCAAACCGAAATTTGGCGAGGAAGAATTTTACGTGTTGTTAGAGATAGAGAAAAGAGAGGTGGGGATGGCAGAGGTTCAGGCTTTTTGCAATGGCTTAGGGAGATGGAAATTAGTAAAAGCAAAGCCTATTCCCTTATCCAACTAGCTGATTCCTCCGATAATCTTGTAGTCGATGGAATACTTGAAGAATCTAGTGTAAATAATTTTTCTAAAAGAGCTTTTATAGAAACAGCACAAGCTGAGCCTGAGATTCAACATATGATTTCTGAGGCTGCTAATGAAGGGAGGGACATAACAAGAAGACAAGTAAAAAGCTTAACTGACCAATTCATGGCTGCAACCAGCACTCTTTTGCCTGATGAAATTAAAGAAAAAACGCAATCAAATTTATTACCAGCAAAGTTTGTGGCGCCATTAGTAAGAGAATTATCCAAGTTGTCGCCTATTCAGCAGGAAGAAATCTGCGAAACTTTAAGAGAAAATCCTGAAATAGATTCAGTAAAAGATATGACGAATACAGCTAAATGGATGGGTAAGTCTTTAGATGCTTCTTTAGCGTTAAGAGCTTTTCAAAATAAGAATTTAAATTTAGATAAAGCTACTCAAGAAGCTCTCAGGTTGGATTCTTTAGGATTGCTTTCAGATGCTTTTGGACAAGCAAAAACTATAGAGAGTTCTATTTTGAAATTCCATTCTGCTTGGAAAAGATTAGAAGGCTTGCAAGAGAGACTATGGGTTGAGTCTGGTAGTAGCACGCCATATTTAAGAGAGCTTTTAGACACACTTCAAACACTCACTGGTTCAACAATAAGAGTTTCTCTTGGAGAACTTTCAGGAGGGAAAAGGTTGAGATTACAACTTGTTGAAGAAGACTCTGAAAGATTGGAACCTCCACCTCTTGAAATCAATTAATAATTAATAATTTATAATTTAAAATCCTGATCACAAAAATCACTAATTAATTTAAATTCAAAATCAGTTTCAGGGAAATACCAGTTTGTCCAGTAAGAATTATTTAATGTATTGTTTAGAGCTCTCTTTGTGCAATTAAGAGCTAAATAGAAAGCTTTATTTTTTTTTGTTTTTGATTGAGCAATATAGTTGCCATCAAAATATGTCCAATCTGACCAATTGATAATTAAAGATCCATATTTTATCCATTTTGAAGGTTTAGGTGTTCTTAATTTCAATTTGAAATTAGGTTTGATTTTGATAGGATAATTTAATTTATTTAAAGTCTTAACTTGTTCAATTGGGATTTTGTGAATATATGCGATAGTTGAAAGATCATCTTTATTGGACGTTTGATGATAAAAAACTTTTTTACTTGCTAATTTAATATTTTCTCTATCGACTACTTTCTTATATGTAGTTCCCTTTGGTAAGAAGATAATCTGATTAAGCTTAAGATAAGAATCATTTTTTAGATTATTCATGGAAATAATATCATTTAGGCTTACGTTGTAATCTCTTGCAATCTTGTAAAGAGTATCCCCTTTGCTTACTTTATAAGTAACATATTCATTGTTTTTGTATTTATCAATCTCTTTATGAGGTATAATTATAACTTCTCCTTCTATTATTTTTGTCGCATCATTGAAATTATTCTTATACATTAGTTCTTTTAAGGTGACTCCATATTCTTTGGATATTTTGAAAAGGGTATCACCACTTTTTGCGATAATCTTTGTCTCTGAATTAACTTTTAAAGTAAATATTGATAAGAGTAATATAATACTATTGATGTAATATAAAATGATAGTTATTTTTATACTTTTGAACATCTCTATACTAAATTGATAATCTATCTTATAGATATTGAATTTACTTTAACCTATTAATTTATTAAGTAAAGATAAATCTAACTTGTATGGAGGGTATCTGAAGTTTAGATCTAGCCAAAAAGGTCTTTTTAGGACTGATTTGTAATGAGTAAAGTTATCAAAACCTGCTTTACCGTGGTATTTTCCCATACCACTTGTTCCTACACCTCCAAATGGCAGTTCAGGTATACCTGCCTGTAAAACAACATCATTAAAACAAACACCTCCTGAAGAGGTCATTGATAGTACTTTCCCTTGTTCCTTCTCACTTCCTCCAAAAAGATATAGAGCAAGGGGTTTAGGCAATAACTTGAAATCTGAGATTGCTTGATCGAGATTTTTAATACTCAAAATAGGTAGCAATGGGCCAAAGAGTTCTTCCTTCATAAGTGGATCATTCCGATTCTCGATTTTGATGAGTGTAGGGCTAATTCTTTTCTCTTTTTCATTGCTATCTCCTCCATAGATTATCTGGTGATTCTTTTTAGCCTGATTTAGTAAATTATTAAGTCTATTAAATTGTTTTTCATTAATAATGCACCCCAGATGTTTTGAATCTAAAGGCGAATTTCCGTAAAAATCATTAATCGAATTTATTAAATTAGAAATTAATGAATCAAAAAGTTTATGCTCAACAAGTAAATGATCCGGAGCAATACATGTTTGACCAGCGTTTAGACTTTTTCCCCATATAACTCTCTTTGCCGTTACCTCTAGATTTGCACCATCGATAACAACAGCTGGGCTTTTGCCTCCAAGTTCTAAAGTTACTGGAGTGAGGTTTCTTGATGCGGCTTCCATTACTTTTTTTCCTATATTTTCTCCACCTGTGAAAAAGACGTGATCAAATTTTCGACTCATTAAATCAGCCGCAATGTTTCCATCTCCTTCAATAACTTGCGCGATCTCTGGGGGGAAATATTCTTCTATAAGTTTTTTTATCAGAGTTGACACGTTAGGTGCATGCTCTGATGGCTTTAAAACAGCAGTGTTCCCAGCAGCTAATGCTCCTACTAGTGGTTGAAGAGTAAGCGAAAAAGGATAATTCCACGGACCAATTATTAAAATACAGCCCAACGGATCTGGCTGGACCAATGCTTGAGCTGGTTTAAGAGAGACAGGCACATTGATTTGCCTTGTCTTCATCCAACTAGATAAATTTTTCTGTGCCAGTTTTATCTCTTGTTTGACAGCAATAATCTCGAAGAACGCCTCTGTGGCTGGTTTTCCTAAATCTTGCCTTAGAGCATTTAAAATGTCTTGTTGATGATTTTCTAATAAATTTGATAAAGAGTTAAGCTGTGCTCTTCTCCATTTCTCATTTCTAGTTTTGCCAGATAGAACTAGATCTTGTAATTGATTAAGTACGAAATTTTCTAATGACATTGTTAATTACGATTTTCAACCCTTCTAACAAAATAAATCATAAGTTGAGGCTAAGGTCTAACGAGGTAGTTCTATGAGCATTTTAACTTAGCCTTTGACTTTTATTTTTTGAAGAGACTCAGTACTTTTTTTGATGATTGATAAGACTAATACTGAAAACTTTCAAAGAGAACAATCGCTATTCTTAGTAAACAAGAAGAAAAAGGGCTTTGAGTATTATTTACGAGTTACTTTTTTTGTATATCGGGCCTAATATATTAATCCCTGTAAATGTAAGATTGATTAATCATTTATTAATTATTTTTGTATTCTCTTTGGCTTTTATAGGTGTTGCCGAAGTGATGTACTGGTTATATAAAAAAGAATATCTCAGAGCAAAAGCTAAATATCTAAGAGAATTAATAGATCAAAAAAATGATTTGAGTAGTCTAAATGAACCTTTTTATGCATGTGTATACGAGAAATGGAACTCTGGAGAAATGCCTTTAACAGAAGCTAATACAACTTGCAGTCTAAAGTTTGAACATAATTAGTGTTTGTTATAGCGATTATTTAATAATTTCATTACTATAAACTTAAGATAAGACTTCGTTCCTGATTGAAAAATATTTTATGACTAAAAAGTTTATTATTAGTAAATATTTTAATTATTTAATAATAATTTTCTTCGTTGTTATTTTAAGTATTACTTTTTTTTACTTGGATGTTAATATCATTACTGATTTTTTTTATGATAGTGTTAGTGGTTTAAATGCGAATAACTTTTTTAGCTTAATCTTAATATTCTTGTTATTTGTATTAAGATCCATTAGTATCATAATACCAGTTTTACCTGGAACAATATTTTCCGCTGCTGCTGGCTTTCAGTTTGGTTTTACACAGGGGCTAGTTATTATATTTTTTGCAGATTTTTTCTCTTGTTCAGTATCATTTTTACTGGCGAGAAAATTGGGAAGAAAATATATTAGTAGATTACTTGGTTCAAGACAAATGCGAAGAGTTGAAAGCATTAGTCAAGATTATCTAGAAAATAATTATTTCCTTATGACAGCTCTACTAATGTCTGGTTTCTTTGATTTTGTTTGTTATGCCATAGGACTGACAAAAATAACATGGAAAAGGTTTATGCCTGCTTTGATTTTTAGCATAATAATCTCAGATTCACCTTTTTTAGCCAGTGGTTTTGCCGCAAGAAAAATCAAAGATATTGGATTGAAAAATTTCTTACAAAAAATATTAAATGGAGAATTAAATATAATTTCTGGAAATTACCTTTTTCTATTCATAACATCTTTTTTAATAATATTTATCTTGGCAATCATAAATATATATCTACAAAAAAGATCAAATATTATTAAGTAATTTATTAGTTAAAAAAAAGCCCCTTAAGGGGCTTTGGAGCATATGGTTTTTGCTACTAGCTTTGGTAAGACTTACCTCGATAAGTAAGTTGTACTTGCTGTTTTTCGATAGCTGCTTTTTGCTGGTTGTACTTAAGACCTCTGTAGGTTAAAGACATTTTTCTTTCTCCGAAATATGCTCAAGTCCCCGTTCCTTGGCTTGAGTCAAACTGCGGCTCATCATTTGATGAGTTGAACGTTTTTGGTAGTTTTAACTACATTTATAATTTAAGTCAAATTTTGCATTCTCGGAGTTCAGCTTGTTACATAAAGCTTATTGTCCTTGCTAAAGCAAAACTTTTTAAATTCTTATGACCTGTGATAATTGAAAAGTATTAATGCTTGTGTTGATGCTGCTTAAACCCAAAGTATTTCATGAACATCTTTAAAGTATCCATCTGACCATTATTTACGTTCCAACATCTAAAAATAAAGAACAAAATGGAGAACATTCTCATCAAAAAAATCGAGAATATTTATTTTCTATTTTTGGATATGCTGATAGTTCTTGATTGCTCATTTCTGCGATTTTTCAGCGATAGCAATGCATTGGTATAAAAAAAAGACCCCATGAGGTCTCTAGATTCGTTCTGATAGTTCTTTGGTAGAGGGTCTTCGTGCCCTCGACGGGATTTGAAACCGATAGTAGAGCACTACCTTCTCAAGGGAGTGCTCTACCGTTGAGCTACAAGGGCTTGTTGAAAGATGGGCCGGGTTGGATTTGAACCAACGTAGGCGTAGCCAGCGGATTTACAGTCCGCCCCCATTAACCACTCGGGCACCGACCCGATTTCTTTCCACGCAGCTTGGCATCTTTGCTTGACGCCAATCGAATATATATCCGATGTGACGACTTGCCAAATTTTTTTTAGGGAGTGCTTTGATCTGTCGCTCGTCTATTTTTTTTGTGCGTTTTACCCACTCTTGATTTCACTTCCTATCTGTTCAAATACATCAAATTAAACATCCTAATTAACTAAATTGTGAGATGCTCTAAGAATATACATTTTAGAAAATTGTCTTCTGATTCACAGCAGATAGAAGCTCTTATACAAGGTTTTGCAGACATGGCTCAAAACAAAACATTTTTACCAGCTAATACCACAAATGATTTCTTGGCAATCAGACCAAGTGGTAACCCCATAACCGCGCAGGGTCTTGCAGGAATGTATGACAGTGATGATTTGGTTATTAAACTCTCCGAATTAGTCAAGATTCATCGGCTAGAGACTAATTCTGATTGGGGCTTTGCTGCATTTACCCTGAAAGAAGCGTTTAGCTACAAAGGTGACCTGAATAATGATTTATCTACCTATTCATTGATTTTCAAGAAAATTGATGGCATATGGAATATTGCATGGATGCAAAGATCACAAGGAACTACGGATCTCTCAACGTGGGAATAATTAAATACAACAACTCCTAAAAATGATGTAGCTTTTATTTCTTGAATTTTAGAAGCTGTTTAATAACGGCTTTAACACTAGAAATCCATCTCCCAGCTCGTGAAGAAGAAGTGAGAGATTTAGTTAAAAGTTCTATTTGTTCTTGTCTCTCTTTGTATTTAATTACCAGTTCTTTTTTTGCGATAACAAGGCTTTGGCAATCATTCTCGTTATCCCAATTATCGATATTTGCTTCTAATTCATATATGTCCATAGTTCTGTACTTACTGATAAGTATTTGTAAATTATCAGGTTCGGAACTCATGAAAAATGACTTGCATTGAGTGTATTAACTTGTGAAATATAGCTTCTAAGCAAAATATCAAGGTTGGGTAAACTCACTCGTGTTTGGGCTATTTATACTTATTAGAGTCATCAATAGATCTAATCATTGGATAAATATCTCTCTAATTAGTTGTTGTCATTAGTCTTTGAGACTTGTTGTTATTGATTATTAGAAGAAGCCGTACCCGACCGTATCTTTGCTCTACAAAGTAAATACTTTACATTTATTCACATCAACGCAATTTCAGTAATGACAAGTTCATCTTCTTCTCAGGTAATCACTGAGTACGGCAAGCAA encodes the following:
- a CDS encoding photosystem I reaction center subunit IV, which gives rise to MSFARKDKVRILRQESYWFNQIGEIVSIDKSPSMRYPVTVKFDKCDFKAFSGVDGGANTSQFSAKELEAAVL
- a CDS encoding DUF3804 family protein, whose protein sequence is MSSDSQQIEALIQGFADMAQNKTFLPANTTNDFLAIRPSGNPITAQGLAGMYDSDDLVIKLSELVKIHRLETNSDWGFAAFTLKEAFSYKGDLNNDLSTYSLIFKKIDGIWNIAWMQRSQGTTDLSTWE
- a CDS encoding DNA-formamidopyrimidine glycosylase gives rise to the protein MPELPEVETVRKGLEKLLNDFYIERIEVLKERSIASNGGSKSFINNVKHSYLGHWERRGKYLIGSLLTKEKISKGFLVVHLRMTGQFKILEKEVLACSHTRVRFLEERGRELRFIDIRNFGQMWHVPSTKSVSEIVSGIKRLGPEPFSTDFNSHYLEEYLKKKTRSIKSALLDQETVAGVGNIYADETLFDAGINPKTESRNLKSNELKRLCNSLVKILNISIGEGGTTFSDFRNLEGVDGNYGGQAWVYRRSGKNCKKCGTKILREKICGRSTHWCPTCQK
- a CDS encoding LysM domain-containing protein — encoded protein: MFKSIKITIILYYINSIILLLSIFTLKVNSETKIIAKSGDTLFKISKEYGVTLKELMYKNNFNDATKIIEGEVIIIPHKEIDKYKNNEYVTYKVSKGDTLYKIARDYNVSLNDIISMNNLKNDSYLKLNQIIFLPKGTTYKKVVDRENIKLASKKVFYHQTSNKDDLSTIAYIHKIPIEQVKTLNKLNYPIKIKPNFKLKLRTPKPSKWIKYGSLIINWSDWTYFDGNYIAQSKTKKNKAFYLALNCTKRALNNTLNNSYWTNWYFPETDFEFKLISDFCDQDFKL
- a CDS encoding aldehyde dehydrogenase family protein; translation: MSLENFVLNQLQDLVLSGKTRNEKWRRAQLNSLSNLLENHQQDILNALRQDLGKPATEAFFEIIAVKQEIKLAQKNLSSWMKTRQINVPVSLKPAQALVQPDPLGCILIIGPWNYPFSLTLQPLVGALAAGNTAVLKPSEHAPNVSTLIKKLIEEYFPPEIAQVIEGDGNIAADLMSRKFDHVFFTGGENIGKKVMEAASRNLTPVTLELGGKSPAVVIDGANLEVTAKRVIWGKSLNAGQTCIAPDHLLVEHKLFDSLISNLINSINDFYGNSPLDSKHLGCIINEKQFNRLNNLLNQAKKNHQIIYGGDSNEKEKRISPTLIKIENRNDPLMKEELFGPLLPILSIKNLDQAISDFKLLPKPLALYLFGGSEKEQGKVLSMTSSGGVCFNDVVLQAGIPELPFGGVGTSGMGKYHGKAGFDNFTHYKSVLKRPFWLDLNFRYPPYKLDLSLLNKLIG
- a CDS encoding DUF4278 domain-containing protein — translated: MSLTYRGLKYNQQKAAIEKQQVQLTYRGKSYQS
- a CDS encoding TVP38/TMEM64 family protein; this encodes MTKKFIISKYFNYLIIIFFVVILSITFFYLDVNIITDFFYDSVSGLNANNFFSLILIFLLFVLRSISIIIPVLPGTIFSAAAGFQFGFTQGLVIIFFADFFSCSVSFLLARKLGRKYISRLLGSRQMRRVESISQDYLENNYFLMTALLMSGFFDFVCYAIGLTKITWKRFMPALIFSIIISDSPFLASGFAARKIKDIGLKNFLQKILNGELNIISGNYLFLFITSFLIIFILAIINIYLQKRSNIIK